In one window of Deltaproteobacteria bacterium DNA:
- the frc gene encoding formyl-CoA transferase produces the protein MGKALDGVRILDMTHVQSGPTCTQILAFMGADVIKVELPGRGDITRGQLCDKPNVDSLYFTMLNCNKRSITINTKNEKGKDAFRKLIEACDVMVENFAPGALDRQGFTWEAIHELNPRLIYASVKGFGPGPYEDCKVYENIAQCTGGAASTTGFEEGPPIVTGAQIGDSGTGIHLVAGILAALFQREKTGKGQRVTCAMQDTVLNLCRVKLRDQQRLAAGPLMEYPQYPNGQFSDAVPRAGNASGGGQPGWAVRTKGGGPNDYIYVIIQPVGWEPLMKLCGRPELISDPEWATPEKRLPKLDKCFEIIEQWTMTLDKLTVMNELNKYDVPCGPILDMREIAEEKALRETGTVVEVDHPKRGKFLTVGNPIKLSDSPTEIWPSPSLGEHTDEILKSIVGWNDAEIAAAKKEGAV, from the coding sequence ATGGGTAAAGCGTTAGATGGAGTTCGCATTCTCGATATGACGCATGTGCAGTCGGGGCCGACTTGCACGCAGATCTTGGCGTTCATGGGCGCTGACGTTATTAAAGTCGAGCTGCCCGGGCGCGGTGATATTACGCGCGGTCAGTTGTGCGATAAGCCCAACGTCGACAGCTTGTATTTCACCATGCTCAACTGCAACAAGCGCAGTATTACGATCAATACCAAAAACGAAAAAGGCAAAGATGCGTTTCGCAAGTTGATCGAAGCTTGCGATGTCATGGTCGAGAACTTTGCGCCCGGCGCGCTCGATCGCCAGGGTTTTACCTGGGAAGCGATCCACGAGTTGAATCCGCGTTTGATCTACGCTTCGGTCAAAGGTTTCGGCCCCGGTCCCTATGAAGATTGCAAAGTGTACGAGAACATCGCCCAGTGCACTGGCGGTGCGGCGAGCACCACCGGTTTCGAAGAAGGGCCGCCGATCGTCACCGGCGCGCAGATTGGCGACTCGGGCACCGGCATTCATCTTGTCGCGGGTATTCTTGCGGCCCTGTTTCAGCGCGAAAAAACCGGCAAAGGCCAGCGCGTGACCTGCGCGATGCAAGACACGGTCTTGAATTTGTGCCGCGTCAAACTGCGCGACCAACAGCGGCTTGCCGCCGGGCCGCTGATGGAATATCCGCAGTATCCCAACGGCCAGTTCAGCGACGCGGTGCCGCGCGCCGGCAACGCCTCCGGCGGGGGACAGCCGGGTTGGGCGGTGCGCACCAAGGGCGGCGGTCCCAATGACTACATTTACGTCATCATTCAACCGGTGGGCTGGGAGCCGCTAATGAAACTGTGCGGTCGACCGGAGCTGATCAGCGATCCCGAATGGGCGACACCGGAGAAGCGTTTGCCCAAGCTCGATAAATGTTTCGAGATCATCGAACAATGGACGATGACGCTGGACAAGCTCACGGTCATGAATGAACTGAACAAGTACGATGTGCCGTGCGGCCCGATCCTCGACATGCGTGAGATCGCCGAAGAAAAAGCGCTGCGCGAAACCGGCACGGTGGTCGAAGTCGATCATCCCAAGCGCGGTAAGTTCTTGACGGTCGGCAATCCCATCAAGCTTTCCGATTCTCCCACTGAGATTTGGCCCTCGCCGTCATTAGGTGAACACACCGATGAGATTTTGAAGTCCATCGTCGGCTGGAACGACGCCGAGATCGCAGCCGCCAAGAAAGAGGGCGCGGTTTAG
- a CDS encoding SDR family oxidoreductase: protein MRLKDQTALIIGGARGIGETIAHTFSREGASIVLVDLPKMQKELDGVVQSLTQEGGKALSLAADCSDDRQVNHLVEETVRRCGKIDVLINSAGFRGPLVPVTEITEQEFDDVVLYNLKLVFLCCRAVLKQMVKQKGGSIVSISGTAGREGMAMRGSLCAAKWGVVGLTQTIAKEYGPHGVRANIICPGGMDEPELREMYAERAKNMGMSVEAHEKQILSLTPLRKYAKHEEVANAALFLASSDSSHTTGECLNVSGGRLMS, encoded by the coding sequence ATGAGACTCAAAGACCAAACTGCCCTCATCATCGGCGGTGCCCGCGGCATCGGCGAAACCATCGCCCACACCTTTTCACGCGAAGGCGCCAGTATCGTTCTCGTCGATCTGCCCAAGATGCAAAAAGAACTGGACGGCGTGGTCCAATCGCTTACTCAAGAAGGCGGCAAGGCGTTGTCCCTCGCCGCCGATTGTAGCGACGACAGGCAAGTCAACCATCTGGTCGAGGAAACCGTGCGCCGCTGCGGCAAGATCGATGTCTTAATCAACAGCGCCGGCTTTCGCGGCCCATTGGTTCCAGTAACCGAGATCACCGAACAAGAATTTGATGACGTGGTTCTCTATAATTTGAAATTGGTTTTTCTCTGCTGCCGCGCTGTCTTAAAGCAAATGGTCAAGCAAAAAGGCGGCAGCATCGTCAGCATCTCCGGCACCGCTGGCCGCGAAGGCATGGCGATGCGCGGCTCACTGTGCGCCGCCAAGTGGGGCGTGGTAGGCCTCACGCAGACCATCGCCAAAGAATACGGCCCCCACGGCGTTCGCGCCAACATCATTTGCCCCGGCGGCATGGACGAACCCGAGCTGCGCGAAATGTACGCCGAACGCGCCAAGAACATGGGCATGTCCGTCGAGGCCCACGAAAAACAGATTCTCTCGCTCACGCCGCTGCGCAAATACGCCAAGCACGAAGAAGTTGCCAACGCCGCGTTGTTTTTGGCGTCGAGCGACTCGTCCCACACAACTGGGGAATGTTTGAATGTGTCGGGCGGGCGGTTGATGAGTTAA
- a CDS encoding thiamine pyrophosphate-binding protein yields the protein MATAGGEGKKEATGPVISGGHLVAKALKNEGVEVIWTLCGGHIIDIYDGCLDEGIKIIDVRHEQVAAHAADGYSRQSGKTGCVVTTAGPGTTNAMTGIANAYRAESPLLMIGGQGALSQHKMGSLQDLPHVDIMSPITKFAASVPHTERIADMVSMAFREAVNGAPGPSYLEIPRDVLDAKVPLERARIPQPGSYRASTKSVGDPKDIEKLADILVNSERPCALFGTQVWTARGHDAAVEFCRALNIPGYMNGSGRGIFAPGDPHGFNRTRRAAFDKADVILIVGCPFDFRLGYGRRLRADATVVQIDLDYRNVGKNRDISLGLVGDPGAILKAVEQAASGRASKGNGQRAEWMKELRAGEVKAYEKLLPAFKSESMPINPYRVAYEINEFLTDNTVYIGDGGDVVTITATAVEPRKAGNWMDPGPLGTLGVGTSFSMATKFVHPQKEVLCYYGDGSFGMTAWDMETAQRFKLPYMAVIGNNSAMNQIRCGQIGKYGPERGGVGNKLGDVDFEKFAECFGGWGIAVREPSQIRPALEKARERVAGGQCAIVNIWVDINEYAPGTKAQTMYK from the coding sequence ATGGCCACAGCGGGCGGTGAGGGCAAAAAAGAAGCGACGGGTCCGGTGATTTCGGGGGGACATCTGGTCGCCAAGGCACTCAAGAACGAAGGCGTCGAAGTCATCTGGACTTTGTGCGGCGGTCACATCATCGACATTTACGACGGCTGTCTCGACGAGGGCATCAAAATTATCGACGTGCGCCACGAGCAAGTCGCGGCCCATGCCGCAGACGGCTATTCGCGTCAGAGCGGCAAGACCGGCTGCGTCGTAACCACGGCTGGGCCGGGGACGACCAATGCGATGACCGGTATCGCCAATGCGTATCGCGCCGAGAGTCCGCTTTTGATGATCGGCGGCCAGGGGGCGCTGTCGCAGCACAAGATGGGCTCGCTGCAGGACCTGCCCCATGTCGACATCATGTCGCCGATTACCAAGTTCGCCGCCAGCGTGCCACACACCGAGCGCATCGCCGACATGGTCTCGATGGCGTTTCGCGAAGCGGTCAACGGCGCGCCGGGGCCGAGCTATTTGGAGATTCCCCGCGACGTGCTCGACGCCAAGGTGCCGCTGGAGCGGGCGCGCATTCCGCAGCCAGGCAGCTATCGTGCCTCGACCAAATCGGTGGGCGATCCGAAAGATATCGAAAAGCTGGCCGACATTCTGGTCAATTCAGAAAGACCCTGCGCGCTCTTCGGCACGCAAGTCTGGACCGCGCGCGGCCATGACGCGGCGGTGGAGTTCTGCCGCGCTTTGAATATTCCCGGCTACATGAACGGTTCCGGCCGCGGCATCTTCGCGCCGGGCGATCCGCACGGCTTCAACCGCACGCGCCGCGCCGCCTTCGACAAAGCGGATGTCATCTTGATTGTCGGCTGCCCGTTCGATTTCCGTTTGGGCTACGGGCGCCGGCTGCGCGCCGACGCGACTGTGGTGCAGATCGATCTCGACTATCGCAACGTCGGCAAGAACCGCGATATTTCACTCGGCCTGGTCGGCGACCCCGGTGCGATTCTCAAGGCCGTCGAGCAAGCGGCCAGCGGCCGCGCCTCGAAGGGCAACGGCCAGCGCGCCGAGTGGATGAAAGAACTGCGCGCCGGCGAGGTGAAAGCCTATGAAAAACTTTTGCCGGCGTTTAAATCGGAGTCGATGCCGATCAATCCCTATCGCGTCGCCTACGAGATTAACGAGTTTCTCACCGACAACACGGTCTACATCGGCGACGGCGGCGACGTCGTGACGATTACGGCGACGGCTGTCGAGCCGCGCAAAGCCGGCAACTGGATGGACCCCGGACCGCTCGGCACGCTTGGCGTCGGCACTTCGTTCTCGATGGCGACCAAGTTCGTCCATCCGCAAAAAGAAGTGTTGTGCTACTACGGCGATGGGTCATTCGGCATGACCGCCTGGGACATGGAAACTGCCCAGCGTTTTAAGCTGCCGTACATGGCGGTGATCGGCAATAATTCGGCGATGAACCAGATTCGCTGCGGCCAGATCGGCAAGTACGGCCCAGAGCGCGGCGGCGTCGGCAATAAATTGGGCGACGTCGACTTCGAAAAATTCGCCGAATGCTTCGGCGGCTGGGGCATCGCCGTGCGCGAGCCGAGCCAAATCCGCCCGGCGCTGGAAAAAGCCCGCGAGCGCGTCGCCGGCGGGCAGTGCGCGATAGTGAATATTTGGGTCGACATCAACGAGTACGCGCCGGGCACCAAGGCGCAGACGATGTACAAATAA
- a CDS encoding LLM class flavin-dependent oxidoreductase: MSNKITFGVRIPNSGPLASAQSMLQVAQEAEALGFDSIWVHDHLTWSDEIHRTHISSGSDDSHSGNPSPDFFEAMTSLAFIAGQVHRVRLGIACVVVPCRNPLLAAKQVATLDVLCGGRLEIGVGIGSPSTIKSREYEVLGINRKQWQNFR; the protein is encoded by the coding sequence ATGAGTAACAAAATCACTTTTGGCGTGCGCATCCCCAACTCCGGTCCGCTGGCCTCGGCCCAATCCATGCTCCAGGTGGCGCAGGAAGCCGAAGCATTGGGCTTCGATTCCATCTGGGTGCACGACCATCTGACTTGGTCCGACGAAATTCATCGCACGCATATCTCTTCAGGCTCCGACGACTCGCACAGCGGCAACCCCAGTCCGGATTTCTTCGAGGCAATGACATCTCTCGCCTTTATCGCTGGCCAAGTGCACAGAGTTCGCCTCGGCATCGCCTGCGTCGTCGTCCCGTGCCGCAATCCCCTGCTCGCCGCCAAACAGGTCGCCACGCTCGACGTTCTGTGCGGCGGCCGCCTCGAAATCGGCGTCGGCATCGGCTCACCGTCGACAATCAAATCGCGAGAATACGAGGTTCTGGGAATCAACCGCAAACAGTGGCAAAATTTTAGATAG
- a CDS encoding zinc-binding dehydrogenase, producing MSTKGRAAIYIEPKKPLVVDEVEFADPGPDQVLVKLFSSGVCHSQLHTMQRPARKGQSLPALLGHESTGVVVAKGRDVTHVKEGDHVITTWVDRDSAKTNQPMVTHALNERTQYLARWKDKTVMHSAATWAEYAVAQERVVLPMPKDLPTDVTSIVGCAVMTGAGAIINTLQMRPGESVAIFGAGGIGLCAISAAAVTDAYPIIVVDIDEKKLAFAQRMGATHTVNAKECDAVEEIKKLTAGGTDYAIDAIGLPLTQEQILRSVRPGYSGLNLGGTALLVGITPPDAKAMIDTSLFIGNRSFRRTSGGDCKPDRDFPIFLRWFREGKLKLNELITNRYKLEQINEAVDDLEHGRILGRGILTFN from the coding sequence ATGAGCACCAAAGGCCGCGCGGCGATTTACATTGAGCCGAAAAAGCCACTGGTTGTCGATGAGGTCGAGTTTGCCGACCCGGGACCGGATCAGGTCTTGGTCAAGTTATTCTCCAGCGGCGTGTGCCATTCGCAGCTGCACACCATGCAGCGGCCGGCGCGCAAGGGGCAGAGCTTGCCGGCGTTGTTGGGACACGAATCCACCGGGGTTGTGGTCGCCAAAGGCCGTGACGTGACCCATGTCAAAGAAGGCGATCACGTGATTACAACCTGGGTCGATCGCGACAGCGCCAAGACCAATCAGCCGATGGTGACGCACGCGCTGAATGAGCGCACGCAGTATCTGGCGCGCTGGAAAGATAAGACGGTGATGCACTCCGCCGCCACCTGGGCTGAGTATGCGGTTGCCCAGGAACGGGTGGTATTGCCGATGCCAAAAGATTTGCCGACCGACGTTACCTCCATCGTCGGCTGCGCGGTCATGACCGGCGCTGGCGCGATCATTAACACGTTGCAGATGCGCCCCGGCGAGTCGGTGGCGATCTTTGGCGCGGGCGGCATCGGTCTATGTGCGATCTCCGCAGCCGCGGTGACCGACGCCTATCCGATTATCGTTGTCGATATCGATGAAAAGAAATTGGCATTTGCCCAGCGTATGGGGGCGACGCACACGGTCAATGCAAAAGAATGTGACGCTGTCGAAGAGATCAAAAAGCTCACCGCCGGCGGCACGGACTACGCGATCGACGCCATCGGTCTGCCGCTGACTCAGGAGCAGATTCTCCGCTCGGTGCGGCCTGGATACTCCGGTTTGAATTTAGGCGGCACCGCGTTGCTGGTGGGGATTACGCCGCCTGATGCAAAGGCCATGATCGATACGAGCCTGTTCATCGGCAACCGCTCGTTTCGCCGCACCAGCGGTGGCGACTGCAAACCGGACCGCGATTTCCCGATTTTCTTGCGCTGGTTTCGTGAAGGAAAACTGAAATTGAACGAGCTGATCACCAACCGCTATAAATTGGAGCAGATCAACGAAGCGGTGGATGACCTGGAACACGGGCGGATCTTGGGGCGAGGTATTTTGACGTTCAATTAG
- a CDS encoding ABC transporter substrate-binding protein: MLRRFLLCCLGVVALSAPLLLGAQEKTLDRLRTGGGSASAAQMSIWFAKEAGYYEKHGLAVEVVSIPGSSLALQVMLSGEMPIIQAGGAGPVQVNLSGTDTVIVATISKKFNWWIYGQPSITRMEDLKGKVFGVTRFGTQSDLASRIALRRAGLDPERDVTIIQTGGPSETIGAMVGGKVHAAAISPPATLQARKVKLRDLADLTKLDVEYHVNGVVTTRRYIKSNEDTVRRFLRAYIEGAARGSKDKAFAMKTMGKYFRTEDKEVLEETYESTIKSVFNFPPYPAGVPALLQEVEKQYPKAKGAKPEDFVDARFVRELDQSGFIKSVLASK, from the coding sequence ATGCTGCGTCGGTTCTTACTTTGTTGTCTAGGGGTCGTTGCGCTGAGTGCGCCACTTTTGCTCGGCGCGCAGGAGAAAACGCTCGATCGTCTGCGCACCGGCGGTGGCTCGGCATCGGCGGCGCAGATGTCGATCTGGTTTGCCAAGGAAGCGGGCTACTACGAGAAGCACGGCCTTGCCGTCGAGGTGGTGAGCATTCCCGGTAGCTCGCTGGCGCTGCAAGTCATGCTCTCCGGGGAAATGCCGATCATTCAAGCCGGTGGCGCCGGCCCGGTGCAGGTCAATCTCTCCGGCACCGATACGGTGATCGTCGCTACCATTTCAAAGAAGTTTAACTGGTGGATTTATGGTCAGCCGAGCATCACCCGCATGGAAGATTTGAAAGGGAAGGTTTTCGGTGTCACGCGCTTTGGCACCCAATCCGATCTCGCTTCGCGGATCGCTCTGCGCCGCGCCGGCCTCGATCCGGAACGCGACGTAACGATCATTCAAACCGGCGGACCGTCGGAGACCATCGGTGCGATGGTCGGCGGAAAGGTTCATGCGGCGGCGATCAGCCCGCCGGCAACGCTGCAGGCGCGCAAGGTCAAGCTGCGCGACCTGGCCGACTTGACCAAGCTCGATGTCGAGTACCACGTCAACGGCGTCGTGACGACGCGCCGCTACATCAAGTCGAACGAAGACACGGTGCGCCGGTTCCTGCGCGCTTACATTGAAGGCGCAGCGCGCGGCTCGAAGGACAAAGCGTTTGCCATGAAAACCATGGGCAAATATTTTCGCACCGAAGACAAAGAGGTGCTCGAAGAAACCTACGAATCAACGATTAAGAGCGTTTTTAACTTTCCGCCCTATCCGGCAGGTGTGCCTGCGTTGTTGCAGGAGGTGGAAAAGCAATATCCCAAAGCCAAGGGCGCCAAGCCAGAGGATTTCGTCGATGCTCGATTCGTGCGTGAGTTGGACCAGAGTGGCTTTATCAAGTCGGTATTGGCTTCGAAGTAG
- a CDS encoding GNAT family N-acetyltransferase, with amino-acid sequence MAVRIRRIVIDKDIHRAFAIRVRVFVKEQGVAPEIELDDDDKRAIHLLACDGNKALGTARIVFHNGRAKIGRMAVLKSYRGLGVGAQLLKRAVAIAKRKQPKTIFLNAQVPVIGFYEKMGFKCQGPVFDEAGIPHRKMVLQNGGLHA; translated from the coding sequence ATGGCTGTGCGAATTCGGCGCATCGTAATTGATAAGGATATCCATCGAGCCTTTGCGATCCGAGTACGCGTGTTTGTCAAAGAGCAAGGTGTCGCGCCCGAGATCGAGCTGGATGATGACGACAAACGGGCGATTCATCTGTTGGCTTGCGACGGGAACAAGGCTTTAGGCACAGCACGAATAGTTTTTCACAATGGCCGCGCAAAAATCGGCCGCATGGCGGTATTGAAAAGCTATCGTGGGCTCGGTGTCGGTGCACAGCTGCTTAAGCGCGCCGTTGCCATCGCCAAAAGAAAACAACCGAAAACGATTTTCTTGAACGCGCAAGTTCCTGTGATAGGTTTCTACGAGAAAATGGGATTCAAATGTCAGGGGCCGGTGTTTGACGAAGCTGGCATACCGCATCGGAAAATGGTTCTTCAGAATGGAGGGCTGCACGCATGA
- a CDS encoding MFS transporter, whose protein sequence is MELSRMSILLLCTAVATMTSIGMSTFSLFLPSIEKEFGLTRSLVTVPYMVAMLGWAVGALLFGKLADDRGSRPVILIGIALMGTGFAGMGLSQNLWQMSLTYGVCVGMAMGACSLVIMSLLVSKHFADNRGLAVAVIQTAPPSSPLVFAPIIYFLIYSYGWRTAALAVGALLFVVAWPLAWIGAHDPAGAQAQRGERVPWRAGMPYLRNRSMLVLFAVRFSCGVAFFQIAHLVALTMSKGFDAATGATAVSVFGAGAVVSALLFGWLSDRYGRARILGLSYLTRGVGTLLMSLDISNVYVYYAVVALAIGPTFGTVAVGNVLFYELVGPRRAGMILGMSFIVHQIGSAAGPMVASLVYDRTGSYDGFMVVMSLVLLASGLALFSRKTVEAIRVEGAAVPQASRI, encoded by the coding sequence ATGGAATTGTCACGCATGTCGATCCTGCTCCTCTGCACGGCCGTGGCCACTATGACTTCGATCGGCATGAGCACTTTTAGCTTATTTCTACCGTCCATTGAAAAAGAGTTCGGCCTTACGCGTTCACTGGTTACGGTGCCCTACATGGTCGCTATGCTTGGTTGGGCGGTCGGCGCTCTTTTGTTCGGCAAGCTCGCCGACGATCGTGGGTCGCGGCCGGTGATTTTGATCGGCATCGCACTGATGGGCACGGGCTTTGCCGGCATGGGGCTATCGCAGAATCTGTGGCAGATGTCGCTCACCTATGGGGTCTGCGTTGGCATGGCGATGGGCGCCTGCAGTCTGGTGATCATGTCGTTGTTGGTCTCCAAACACTTCGCTGACAATCGTGGCCTTGCCGTAGCGGTGATTCAAACCGCGCCGCCGTCGAGCCCGTTGGTGTTCGCGCCGATCATCTATTTTCTCATCTACTCCTACGGCTGGCGCACGGCAGCGCTGGCGGTTGGCGCTTTGTTGTTCGTCGTCGCGTGGCCGCTGGCTTGGATTGGCGCGCACGATCCCGCGGGAGCGCAGGCGCAACGCGGCGAGCGCGTCCCGTGGCGCGCCGGGATGCCGTATTTGCGCAACCGCTCGATGCTGGTTTTGTTCGCCGTGCGCTTTTCCTGCGGCGTGGCGTTTTTTCAGATCGCCCATCTGGTTGCGTTGACGATGAGCAAAGGCTTCGACGCGGCGACCGGAGCGACGGCGGTGAGCGTGTTTGGCGCCGGGGCGGTGGTGTCGGCTTTGCTTTTCGGCTGGTTGTCGGATCGCTATGGGCGGGCGCGCATTTTGGGTTTGAGCTATCTCACCCGCGGCGTTGGCACTTTGTTGATGTCGCTCGATATCAGCAACGTCTACGTGTACTACGCCGTCGTCGCTCTAGCGATCGGCCCGACGTTTGGCACCGTTGCAGTGGGCAACGTGCTTTTCTACGAATTGGTCGGCCCGCGCCGCGCCGGCATGATCCTCGGCATGAGCTTCATCGTCCACCAGATCGGCTCTGCCGCCGGTCCTATGGTAGCGAGTTTGGTCTACGACCGCACCGGCAGCTATGACGGCTTTATGGTGGTGATGAGTCTCGTGTTGTTGGCGTCGGGGCTGGCGTTGTTTAGCAGAAAAACAGTTGAGGCGATCAGAGTGGAAGGAGCGGCCGTGCCGCAAGCTTCGCGGATCTGA